One segment of Paenibacillus rhizovicinus DNA contains the following:
- a CDS encoding SDR family oxidoreductase, with product MGKQQSNRPSSFPPQHQDRQPGLESDMNPRPQFQSDSYKAAGKLNGKVAVITGGDSGIGRAVSLLFAKEGADVAIMYLDEHDDAGEIKSLIEGLGRKCLTIAGDIGDPAFCTSAVKEITDKLGGLDIVVNNAAEQHPQDKLEQITPQQLERTFKTNIFGMFYLTQAAMPHLKTGSAIVNTASITAYHGSPTLLDYSSTKGAIVAFTRSLAMNLAEQGIRVNAVAPGPIWTPLIPSTFDADKVAKFGSDTPMKRAGQPEELAPSYVYLACDDSSYVSGQVLHVNGGEIVNG from the coding sequence ATGGGCAAGCAGCAAAGCAATCGACCGTCTTCGTTCCCCCCTCAGCACCAGGATCGCCAGCCCGGCTTGGAAAGCGACATGAATCCAAGGCCGCAGTTCCAATCCGACTCGTATAAGGCGGCAGGCAAGCTGAACGGCAAGGTAGCCGTCATCACTGGCGGAGACAGCGGCATCGGACGAGCCGTCTCCCTCCTATTCGCCAAAGAAGGGGCGGACGTGGCCATCATGTACCTGGACGAGCACGACGATGCAGGAGAGATCAAAAGCCTGATCGAAGGACTCGGCCGAAAATGTTTGACCATAGCCGGCGATATCGGCGATCCTGCGTTTTGCACGAGTGCCGTTAAGGAAATCACCGATAAGCTCGGCGGCCTCGACATTGTCGTCAACAACGCGGCGGAGCAGCACCCGCAGGACAAGCTGGAACAAATTACGCCTCAGCAGCTGGAGCGGACGTTCAAGACGAATATTTTCGGCATGTTCTATCTGACGCAAGCGGCAATGCCGCATCTGAAAACGGGCTCGGCCATCGTTAATACGGCGTCGATCACGGCTTATCACGGAAGCCCGACACTACTCGATTACTCGTCCACGAAAGGCGCGATCGTCGCGTTTACCCGCTCGCTTGCCATGAATCTTGCGGAGCAGGGCATCCGGGTCAACGCAGTGGCTCCCGGTCCGATCTGGACGCCGCTCATCCCGTCGACCTTCGACGCCGACAAGGTCGCCAAATTCGGCTCCGACACGCCGATGAAACGCGCCGGTCAGCCGGAGGAACTGGCACCGTCCTACGTCTACTTGGCGTGCGACGACTCTTCTTACGTGAGCGGCCAAGTGCTCCATGTAAACGGCGGCGAAATCGTCAACGGATAG
- a CDS encoding accessory gene regulator B family protein, with translation MVAIGVENAPSVPVITYAFEILTNTFSAAFAGLIIGAITGEFLHTLYGLLVLVVIRYISGGYHLKSSLWCVAASTFVVAAIPHVPVHSASIPYLTGFSVIMMLIFAPANYDKYATIPKRYYPLLKVLAAALVATNFIFSSEIMTVVFAVQSVLLLFKEGGEEQ, from the coding sequence ATGGTCGCGATTGGCGTCGAAAACGCACCTTCGGTTCCGGTGATTACTTATGCGTTCGAGATCCTGACCAACACGTTTTCCGCTGCATTCGCAGGCTTGATCATCGGCGCCATTACCGGGGAGTTCCTTCATACGTTATATGGGCTGCTTGTCCTAGTTGTCATCAGGTATATATCAGGCGGCTATCATTTGAAATCCAGCCTATGGTGCGTAGCCGCTTCCACGTTCGTCGTGGCGGCAATCCCCCATGTTCCGGTTCATTCCGCCTCAATCCCTTACCTCACGGGCTTTTCGGTCATCATGATGCTTATCTTTGCTCCAGCGAACTATGACAAATACGCGACGATCCCTAAACGGTATTATCCTTTGCTTAAAGTGCTTGCCGCGGCCTTGGTCGCTACTAATTTTATTTTTAGTTCTGAAATCATGACCGTCGTGTTTGCGGTTCAATCCGTACTTCTCTTATTCAAAGAAGGAGGTGAAGAACAATGA
- a CDS encoding LytTR family transcriptional regulator DNA-binding domain-containing protein: MQLLLVKRHSKKDFEIVSVDSKEILFMNSYNGQINYQLRDGTILNPPSTFEEHERVLLSENFAKSDRCYVVNMDNVEFYDEQRLRLFFDPEPVDKVAPSAPVSLSRADVVAGVRTASADGNNQTKLKAIKIWP; the protein is encoded by the coding sequence ATGCAATTACTGCTTGTAAAACGCCACAGCAAGAAGGACTTCGAGATCGTTAGTGTAGACAGCAAGGAAATTCTCTTCATGAATTCCTACAATGGTCAGATTAATTACCAGCTTAGGGATGGTACGATTTTGAATCCGCCTTCAACGTTTGAAGAACATGAACGCGTGTTGCTTTCGGAGAATTTCGCGAAGTCCGACCGCTGCTATGTGGTGAATATGGACAACGTGGAATTCTATGACGAGCAACGGCTGCGATTGTTCTTTGATCCAGAACCGGTCGATAAAGTGGCGCCTAGCGCTCCGGTTTCTTTATCTCGGGCCGATGTTGTTGCAGGCGTTCGAACGGCAAGTGCAGACGGAAACAATCAGACCAAGTTAAAGGCAATTAAGATCTGGCCATGA
- a CDS encoding AgrD family cyclic lactone autoinducer peptide — translation MKKAAYRFLGLALTGVAAMFVLTGSYLIFHKPQIPAELRK, via the coding sequence ATGAAAAAAGCAGCCTATCGTTTTCTTGGACTAGCTTTGACTGGTGTTGCGGCTATGTTCGTATTAACTGGCTCTTATCTTATTTTTCATAAGCCGCAGATTCCGGCCGAGCTCAGAAAGTAG
- a CDS encoding 5'-deoxyadenosine deaminase yields MGTTLLRNVTIVTMNRKDEILTGDVLFKDDMLVTVGGQITEYDARTTTVVEAKGKLLLPGFVQTHIHLCQTLFRGQADDMALMDWLRNRIWPLEAAHDEESIYYSAMLGIGELLRSGTTTILDMETVSHTDFAFQAIAASGIRAISGKVMMDAGGDVPAGLREDTDRSLAESTALLEKWHGHDGGRIHYAYSPRFVVSCSERLLKEVRDLSFKHKVLVHTHAAENREEIGLVMRQRGMRNIVYLDHIGLTSPRLVLAHCIWLDDEERDILKRTGTRMSHCPGSNLKLASGIALVPEMLEQGIEMGIGTDGASCNNSLDMFQEMRLTALLHKSRCGPESMNARTVLRMATIGGARTLGLDHLVGSIEPGKKADLVMLDLEDFHAFPSYGADPYSRVVYAASRGNVTNVWVDGKLVVERGRVRTVDKRNVLREADRSISRMLKRI; encoded by the coding sequence ATGGGAACGACGCTGCTGCGCAATGTAACGATCGTCACGATGAACCGGAAGGACGAGATTCTGACTGGGGATGTCCTGTTCAAGGATGATATGCTCGTAACCGTCGGAGGTCAGATTACGGAGTACGACGCGCGAACGACGACTGTCGTGGAGGCCAAAGGAAAGCTGCTGCTGCCCGGCTTCGTCCAAACGCATATCCACCTCTGCCAGACGCTGTTCCGCGGGCAAGCCGACGACATGGCGCTGATGGATTGGCTGCGGAACCGGATTTGGCCCTTGGAAGCGGCTCACGACGAGGAGTCTATCTATTATTCGGCCATGCTCGGCATCGGCGAATTGCTGCGGAGCGGAACGACGACGATTCTCGATATGGAGACGGTCAGCCATACGGATTTCGCGTTTCAAGCGATTGCGGCAAGCGGCATTCGGGCGATTTCCGGCAAAGTGATGATGGATGCCGGCGGCGACGTGCCGGCCGGCTTGCGGGAAGATACGGACCGCTCGCTCGCCGAGAGCACGGCGCTGCTCGAGAAGTGGCACGGCCATGACGGCGGCCGCATTCATTACGCGTACAGTCCGCGATTCGTCGTTTCCTGTTCGGAACGGCTGCTCAAGGAAGTACGCGATTTGTCGTTCAAGCACAAAGTGCTCGTGCATACGCACGCGGCAGAGAACCGGGAAGAGATCGGACTGGTCATGAGGCAGCGGGGGATGCGCAACATCGTCTATCTGGATCATATCGGACTGACGTCGCCAAGGCTCGTGCTTGCGCATTGCATCTGGCTGGACGACGAGGAAAGGGATATTCTCAAGCGGACCGGGACGCGGATGAGCCATTGCCCGGGCTCTAACCTGAAGCTGGCATCGGGCATCGCGCTCGTGCCGGAGATGCTGGAGCAGGGCATCGAGATGGGAATCGGGACGGACGGCGCATCCTGCAATAACAGCTTGGATATGTTCCAGGAAATGCGGCTGACCGCGCTCCTTCATAAATCCCGCTGCGGGCCGGAGTCGATGAATGCGCGGACCGTTCTCCGGATGGCGACGATCGGCGGCGCGCGAACGCTGGGACTGGATCATTTGGTCGGCAGCATCGAACCGGGCAAGAAAGCGGATTTGGTGATGCTGGACCTCGAGGATTTTCACGCATTCCCTTCTTACGGAGCAGATCCCTACTCGAGGGTCGTGTATGCGGCATCGCGAGGCAACGTGACGAACGTTTGGGTGGACGGCAAGCTTGTCGTGGAACGGGGCCGCGTGAGGACGGTCGACAAAAGAAACGTGCTTCGCGAGGCGGACCGTTCCATCTCGCGCATGCTGAAGCGGATTTGA